The proteins below are encoded in one region of Helianthus annuus cultivar XRQ/B chromosome 2, HanXRQr2.0-SUNRISE, whole genome shotgun sequence:
- the LOC110900742 gene encoding uncharacterized protein LOC110900742, with translation MNFLSLNVRGLGEGVKDKAGWIRELKKDNGIDFIALQEIQFSDISGIVFEKFWGVGKFEMDHVPAVGRSGGVVSMWDPSVYKVHDSIKHPNFLLTRGVLKGSNKELNIINVYAPQKTPQKKSLWDEIGSVLGNYIGMWVILGDFNAVRWKEERRNSIFNKNCASNFNIFINDNGLREYDMKGRKFTFINDNGNKQSKIDRVLVCQDFFSEWPVACLRALPRVHSDHCPIILVCANKNFGPKPFRFFNSWLERKDFDVVINKAIADLGGGREGIRILCL, from the coding sequence ATGAATTTTCTTTCTTTGAATGTTAGAGGATTAGGGGAAGGAGTTAAGGATAAAGCGGGGTGGATTAGAGAGTTAAAAAAGGATAATGGGATAGATTTTATAGCGTTACAGGAAATACAATTTAGTGACATTTCGGGTATCGTGTTCGAAAAATTTTGGGGTGTTGGCAAATTTGAGATGGACCATGTTCCGGCGGTTGGAAGATCTGGAGGGGTGGTAAGCATGTGGGACCCTAGCGTATATAAGGTACACGATTCTATTAAACATCCTAATTTTTTGTTAACTCGGGGTGTCCTGAAAGGGAGTAATAAGGAGTTAAATATCATCAACGTTTATGCTCCTCAAAAAACTCCTCAAAAAAAGTCTTTATGGGACGAAATTGGGTCGGTTTTGGGCAATTACATAGGGATGTGGGTCATTTTGGGGGATTTTAATGCAGTCCGTTGGAAGGAAGAAAGAAGGAACTCTATTTTCAACAAAAATTGTGCTTCCAactttaatatttttataaatgaTAACGGGTTAAGGGAATATGATATGAAAGGGCGGAAATTTACGTTTATTAATGATAATGGTAACAAACAAAGCAAAATTGATCGTGTTTTGGTTTGTCAAGATTTTTTTTCTGAATGGCCGGTGGCTTGCCTTAGAGCCTTACCGAGGGTGCACTCGGATCATTGTCCGATTATTCTGGTCTGTGCGAACAAAAATTTTGGCCCCAAACCTTTTAGATTCTTTAACTCTTGGTTGGAGAGAAAAGATTTCGATGTTGTGATTAATAAGGCGATTGCTGATTTGGGGGGGGGGAGGGAGGGGATCCGGATTTTATGCTTATGA
- the LOC110907835 gene encoding uncharacterized protein LOC110907835 — MVFNTVLLASVATVSTDVWQSIVCFSDRISTQELFDLVICFPLHQFSQFALCLWSFFCLPFSPADSYYYYSYTYDDHEDYSGSGPGSDSDSGSGSDLSYDGGCFSGYDPYSDDHSD; from the coding sequence ATGGTATTCAACACGGTGCTACTTGCATCAGTAGCCACCGTCTCCACCGACGTATGGCAATCCATAGTATGTTTCTCCGATCGAATCTCCACCCAAGAACTGTTCGATCTTGTGATTTGTTTTCCTCTTCATCAGTTTAGTCAGTTTGCATTATGTTTGTGGAGTTTCTTCTGTCTTCCGTTTTCGCCTGCTGATTCGTATTACTATTATTCTTACACTTATGATGATCATGAAGATTATTCGGGTTCGGGTCCGGGTTCAGATTCggattcgggttcgggttcggaTTTAAGTTATGATGGTGGTTGTTTTTCTGGTTATGATCCGTACTCCGATGATCATTCCgactga